The proteins below are encoded in one region of Rhodothermus profundi:
- a CDS encoding AI-2E family transporter, with product MHQGESDAPIEQAAPVSAWQYLTRHWLGRLVMGLVLLGVAVWMVSYFTNLIVYLTVGLVLAYLLRPIVDLLQRVGLGRVPAILLTLLLVTGLLSLAFTSLVPFLARQLAELSQLISLASLQGAITQFEQWLARFFPIQPGTLMNALQQGFETLIRERQLASTIGSVLDLFTNLFYAVLVIPFVTFFALKDGTRLRRSLLRLVPNRYFELTLAVLDKLGANVGRYFRALLLQSLSVATLASVLLSLVGLRFAVAVGLFTGIANTIPYFGPLMGFLAGTLVGIAQTGDFSLVPEILVAMGLTQIADNVLFQPLIFSRAARAHPLIILFAVLVGAQLAGIIGMLLAIPLLTILRVTAEQIRWSVRNYRILNASAR from the coding sequence ATGCACCAGGGAGAATCAGATGCTCCGATTGAGCAGGCAGCTCCTGTCTCGGCCTGGCAATATCTGACGCGTCACTGGCTGGGACGGCTGGTAATGGGGCTGGTATTGCTGGGGGTAGCGGTCTGGATGGTCAGTTACTTTACCAATCTGATTGTCTATCTAACGGTCGGATTGGTACTGGCTTATTTATTGCGTCCCATTGTGGACCTATTGCAGCGGGTGGGGCTGGGGCGGGTACCTGCCATTTTGTTGACGCTCCTGCTGGTGACGGGCCTTCTCAGTCTGGCGTTCACGTCGCTGGTACCTTTTCTGGCTCGTCAGCTTGCTGAGCTTTCGCAGCTCATCTCGCTGGCCTCGCTGCAGGGAGCGATTACGCAGTTTGAGCAGTGGTTGGCGCGCTTTTTCCCCATACAGCCGGGCACGTTGATGAATGCATTGCAGCAGGGCTTTGAAACCCTGATTCGCGAGCGCCAATTAGCCAGCACCATCGGTTCTGTGCTTGATCTGTTTACCAATCTGTTCTATGCCGTGCTTGTCATTCCTTTTGTGACGTTCTTTGCGCTTAAGGATGGCACGCGGCTGCGGCGCTCTCTGCTCAGGCTTGTCCCGAACCGCTACTTTGAGTTGACCCTGGCCGTGCTGGATAAGCTGGGTGCCAATGTAGGCCGTTACTTTCGGGCGTTGCTCTTGCAGAGTCTTTCTGTAGCGACACTGGCCAGTGTGTTGCTTTCGCTAGTCGGACTGCGGTTTGCAGTAGCGGTTGGGCTTTTCACGGGCATTGCCAACACCATTCCCTATTTTGGACCCCTCATGGGCTTTTTAGCCGGCACCCTGGTAGGCATTGCCCAGACCGGCGATTTTTCTCTGGTACCCGAAATACTTGTGGCCATGGGGCTGACGCAGATTGCAGACAACGTGTTGTTTCAGCCACTGATTTTCTCGCGGGCTGCGCGGGCCCACCCTCTGATTATCCTGTTTGCGGTGCTGGTAGGGGCGCAACTCGCTGGCATTATTGGTATGCTCCTGGCTATTCCGCTTCTGACCATCCTGCGCGTGACGGCAGAGCAAATCCGGTGGAGCGTACGTAACTATCGCATTCTAAACGCATCAGCCCGATGA
- a CDS encoding RNA polymerase sigma factor, translating to MARAPDISTQLVARARQGEAEAQNLLLRRLEPVLRAFFLKRLGDVPEIDDLVQNTLLRVHTGLTDLKDNARLKAFAMKAALFELQDFYRGRYHGREQLYDPEQPPSVGHEAGGDDPRLDLEQALQVLTPHARRILELRAYGYRYQEIARLLGTTEAAVKMQVKRAFEKMRRLLLTGGWWMF from the coding sequence ATGGCCCGTGCGCCGGACATTTCTACGCAACTGGTAGCCCGGGCCCGGCAGGGCGAAGCCGAGGCCCAGAACCTGCTGTTGCGCCGACTAGAGCCGGTGCTGCGGGCTTTCTTTCTGAAACGACTGGGGGATGTTCCGGAGATTGATGATCTGGTTCAGAACACGTTACTCCGGGTGCATACCGGATTGACCGATCTAAAAGACAATGCCCGACTCAAGGCGTTTGCCATGAAGGCTGCCCTCTTTGAGTTGCAAGACTTCTACCGAGGGCGGTATCACGGGCGAGAGCAGTTATACGATCCAGAGCAGCCTCCCTCCGTTGGGCACGAAGCAGGAGGCGACGATCCACGATTGGATCTGGAGCAGGCGCTGCAAGTGCTTACGCCCCACGCACGCCGCATCTTAGAGCTGCGGGCCTACGGCTATCGCTATCAAGAAATTGCCCGTCTGCTGGGCACCACCGAGGCAGCGGTCAAGATGCAGGTCAAGCGCGCCTTTGAAAAAATGCGCCGACTGCTATTGACGGGCGGGTGGTGGATGTTTTAA
- a CDS encoding FecR family protein gives MTADFASLPFWEALTPSEREALQALLAQEPTLARALGCWEALQVHLRERLEKAVPDRRLLVLYALARSGREALLTPEERAELEAARPALEQALKLLSGLEIIVEDIASACADFEEAWAGHFAGKQPLRPASERRPRLAQRRLAYRWVVRVALSSVVLALIGVLWWHQTAKRVVWTVAEGAVAVRTLADGSSVRLVGPAVLRYAERFDRRLQLEGQAFLEVQPGNQPFVVETPEAVVTVLGTRFGVRSAAGQTEVVLVEGRVALRGRGRTEAPVILTPGQRSRVIAGQAPEPPTTVQVSKALLWTGLHIFDGMSMREIASYLSGLYGVTIHVDPSLAAEPIVGTFTQDQPLPEILQALAATLGARLEQMPEGYRLLPLR, from the coding sequence ATGACCGCCGATTTTGCATCGCTGCCTTTCTGGGAAGCGCTAACGCCATCGGAGCGAGAAGCGCTCCAGGCGCTGCTGGCGCAGGAGCCAACGCTGGCGCGGGCGCTGGGGTGCTGGGAGGCGTTGCAGGTACACCTGCGGGAGCGGCTGGAGAAGGCTGTGCCGGATCGGCGGTTACTGGTGCTCTACGCACTGGCACGTAGTGGACGGGAGGCGCTGCTGACGCCAGAAGAACGGGCAGAGCTTGAAGCAGCGCGGCCTGCCCTGGAGCAGGCGCTGAAGCTGCTCTCCGGCCTGGAGATCATCGTAGAAGACATTGCATCTGCCTGCGCAGACTTTGAAGAGGCCTGGGCCGGACACTTCGCAGGCAAGCAGCCATTACGTCCAGCTTCTGAACGGCGGCCGCGGCTGGCACAGCGCCGGCTAGCCTATCGCTGGGTGGTGCGGGTGGCGTTGAGTAGTGTCGTGTTGGCCCTGATCGGGGTGCTCTGGTGGCACCAGACAGCGAAACGGGTCGTGTGGACAGTAGCAGAAGGGGCTGTTGCGGTGCGCACGCTCGCCGATGGCTCTTCGGTTCGGCTGGTAGGGCCGGCAGTATTGCGCTATGCTGAACGCTTTGATCGACGATTGCAGCTTGAGGGGCAGGCGTTTCTAGAGGTGCAACCTGGGAATCAACCCTTTGTAGTGGAGACGCCAGAGGCTGTCGTAACAGTGCTGGGCACGCGGTTTGGCGTGCGCAGTGCAGCCGGGCAAACGGAAGTAGTGCTGGTAGAGGGGCGGGTAGCGCTAAGGGGACGGGGGCGCACCGAAGCGCCCGTGATCCTGACGCCGGGACAGCGTAGTCGCGTGATAGCCGGGCAGGCTCCAGAACCACCGACGACGGTTCAGGTCTCCAAAGCATTGCTATGGACCGGCCTGCACATCTTCGATGGCATGTCGATGCGAGAAATCGCCTCTTATCTCTCAGGGCTCTACGGAGTTACGATCCATGTAGACCCCTCCCTGGCGGCTGAACCGATTGTCGGAACGTTTACGCAAGATCAACCGCTGCCAGAGATCCTGCAGGCGTTGGCGGCTACGCTGGGGGCTCGTCTGGAACAGATGCCAGAAGGATATCGTCTGCTTCCGCTCAGGTGA
- the thiD gene encoding bifunctional hydroxymethylpyrimidine kinase/phosphomethylpyrimidine kinase: MTQREHRIPPVALTIAGSDSGGGAGIQADIKAMQANGVFAASVITAVTAQNTQAVTAAFELPLELIEAQIDAVWEDLPVAATKTGMLSSATIIELVARKVRQWRMQPLVVDPVMISKSGYPLLKPDAIATLREQLLPLATLVTPNAHEAAHLTGLPIETVEDLYEAARRIKAMGPQAVLVKGGHLSREAEAVDVLYDGKRFEEFRAPRIDTPHTHGTGCTYASAIAANLARGFSLSESVRRAKRYVTEAIRYALPIGHGHGPTHHFYFLKDFNGFPVGEAEPAASDRV; this comes from the coding sequence ATGACGCAGCGTGAACATCGCATACCGCCCGTAGCCTTGACCATCGCCGGAAGCGATTCGGGCGGAGGAGCCGGCATTCAGGCCGACATCAAAGCCATGCAGGCCAACGGCGTCTTTGCCGCTTCAGTGATTACGGCCGTAACCGCGCAAAACACGCAGGCCGTTACCGCTGCTTTCGAGTTACCGCTGGAGCTGATTGAAGCGCAGATTGATGCCGTCTGGGAAGATCTCCCTGTGGCGGCTACCAAAACAGGCATGCTGTCGTCTGCGACCATTATTGAACTGGTGGCCCGCAAAGTCAGGCAGTGGCGGATGCAGCCGCTCGTAGTGGATCCGGTGATGATTTCCAAAAGCGGGTATCCCCTCCTAAAACCTGATGCTATCGCTACCCTGCGGGAGCAACTGCTACCGCTCGCTACCCTGGTGACCCCCAATGCCCATGAAGCCGCGCACCTGACCGGGCTCCCCATAGAGACGGTCGAAGATCTGTATGAGGCGGCTCGTCGAATAAAAGCCATGGGACCCCAGGCGGTGCTGGTGAAAGGAGGGCACCTGAGCCGTGAGGCAGAAGCAGTCGATGTGCTCTACGACGGAAAGCGCTTTGAAGAATTCCGCGCACCCCGGATCGATACCCCGCATACACATGGAACCGGCTGCACCTATGCTTCGGCCATTGCGGCCAATCTGGCCCGAGGCTTTTCCCTCTCGGAATCCGTGCGCCGCGCCAAACGCTACGTAACCGAAGCCATCCGATACGCATTGCCGATTGGCCACGGTCATGGCCCCACCCATCATTTTTATTTTCTGAAAGACTTCAACGGCTTCCCTGTAGGAGAAGCAGAACCGGCCGCATCCGATCGCGTATAA
- a CDS encoding TonB-dependent receptor: MSLRAWKQRLSRWQKCGLLGLLLTVGIGLPARAQSALVTIDVQNVPLAEALRQLEAQTGIRLVYAQRLIAHQRSSCRYQGDRIEEALACLLQGTSLRARRIRAGQYVLVATRASRRSWGPATGLLSGFVLDAQTGEVLPGAHVYLPDLRRGAITNAAGYFALPTLARAFYRVRVSYLGYAALDTILWAGGEPQTLWLQPVTLGIGVVRIDASRLPLEEQAATTGTFTLPVPYLERLPSFPGEQDLFQVLQWLPGVQRSGEVSGGLLVQGGTPDQNLYLLDGAPIYHPWHAFSLISTFQTETFKGIRLYQGAFPASHGGRLSAVLEAEMRDGNREQPRTLLGLSPLSARFIIESPITQGSSFMMAGRRSYLDQLIGREHPVEDENGRRDTLRTGYYFYDVSAKLAYRPGVRHRLSLSYYEGGDDLDLRLPFDFSLDFSSWLRPADLFFEVDQRWGNRLISFRYQYLPTRRFFVSTVAYLSGYRAREAFFVKPTGSAAVASRYTVHLEDVGVRVEANHYATLTHETQLGVQLVRRTFRSTLNARVQRAPRAVDTLVQRSRQQALEATLYAQHVWRPTTRWEGQVGLRLSRFEALAVEWEPRLSMRYSLSPDQVVLRISIGRYVQYLHQLRDRFSYVYDVVSTRWIPAGAGVRPAVAWQGATELEARPHPWLTLRTQLYYRRQRYTLLPQDVYQTKDGLEGPGIETGVLLGQYTPAQARAFGIEALVRIDRDPWQLWVSYRGGRSLNRAPALGEQRDRPARFDVPKALNAFIRYTRSRWEVMLAGELRSGYPTTVPVARYELSDPLEPDPISYLYRPDINNGRLPPYWRVDARVAYRFGWLGARWEVELYVYNLFNHRNVIDRRYEPTPTGVRVIDRRGLPLLPLLELQMEL, translated from the coding sequence ATGTCCCTACGGGCTTGGAAACAGCGCCTTTCACGGTGGCAGAAGTGCGGCCTGCTGGGGTTGCTGCTCACGGTAGGCATTGGACTGCCCGCCCGTGCCCAGAGCGCTCTGGTAACAATTGACGTGCAGAACGTCCCGTTGGCTGAAGCGCTTCGGCAACTGGAGGCGCAAACAGGCATCCGGCTGGTTTATGCCCAGCGGCTGATTGCGCATCAACGCAGCTCTTGCCGGTATCAGGGTGACCGAATAGAGGAAGCGCTGGCCTGCCTGCTGCAGGGCACAAGTCTTCGGGCGCGACGCATCCGCGCAGGACAGTATGTGCTGGTGGCAACACGGGCATCTCGGCGAAGCTGGGGACCGGCAACAGGGTTGCTCTCAGGCTTTGTGCTGGATGCCCAGACAGGGGAGGTGCTGCCCGGTGCGCATGTATATCTGCCGGATCTGCGGCGAGGCGCTATCACCAATGCGGCGGGCTATTTTGCGCTGCCAACCCTTGCCCGCGCGTTTTATCGCGTGCGCGTCTCTTACCTGGGATATGCCGCTCTCGACACCATACTCTGGGCTGGAGGAGAGCCGCAGACGCTGTGGCTTCAGCCGGTTACGCTGGGCATCGGGGTGGTGCGCATTGATGCCAGCCGGTTGCCGTTGGAAGAGCAAGCCGCGACAACCGGAACGTTCACGTTGCCCGTTCCCTACCTGGAACGCTTACCGTCATTTCCCGGAGAACAGGATCTTTTTCAGGTGTTGCAGTGGCTGCCAGGCGTGCAGCGTTCGGGTGAAGTCAGCGGGGGGCTGCTGGTTCAGGGAGGGACGCCGGATCAGAATCTCTACCTGTTGGATGGGGCACCGATCTACCATCCCTGGCATGCGTTCAGTCTGATCTCGACCTTCCAGACCGAGACCTTCAAGGGCATCCGTTTGTACCAGGGGGCTTTCCCGGCCAGCCATGGGGGACGGCTAAGTGCTGTGCTGGAAGCCGAAATGCGGGATGGTAACCGGGAACAGCCTCGGACGTTGCTGGGACTTAGTCCGCTCAGCGCCCGCTTTATCATCGAAAGCCCGATCACGCAGGGCAGCTCGTTTATGATGGCCGGGCGACGCTCTTATCTGGATCAACTCATCGGACGCGAGCATCCCGTTGAGGATGAAAATGGCCGGCGCGATACGCTGCGCACCGGCTACTATTTCTATGATGTCAGCGCCAAGCTGGCCTATCGTCCTGGCGTGCGCCACCGGCTTTCGCTCAGCTACTATGAGGGAGGAGACGACCTGGACCTGCGCCTGCCCTTTGATTTCTCCCTGGATTTTTCGTCGTGGCTGCGACCGGCCGATCTGTTTTTTGAGGTGGATCAACGCTGGGGGAATCGACTGATCAGCTTTCGCTACCAGTATCTACCCACACGGCGTTTTTTTGTAAGCACAGTGGCTTATCTGTCCGGTTATCGCGCACGCGAAGCCTTTTTCGTAAAGCCTACCGGAAGTGCAGCTGTAGCCTCGCGTTACACCGTGCATCTGGAAGATGTAGGCGTTCGAGTAGAAGCCAACCATTATGCGACGCTAACCCATGAGACCCAACTGGGCGTGCAACTGGTGCGCCGCACATTTCGCAGCACCCTGAACGCGCGGGTGCAACGAGCGCCCCGCGCCGTCGATACCCTGGTGCAGCGGAGTCGGCAGCAGGCCCTGGAGGCAACGCTGTACGCGCAGCACGTGTGGCGTCCTACAACGCGCTGGGAAGGACAGGTGGGCTTGCGGCTCAGCCGATTTGAGGCGTTAGCGGTAGAATGGGAGCCCCGGCTGTCGATGCGGTACAGTCTGAGTCCCGATCAGGTGGTGCTGCGCATAAGCATTGGACGCTACGTGCAGTATCTACACCAGTTGCGGGATCGGTTTTCCTACGTGTATGATGTGGTCTCAACGCGCTGGATACCGGCCGGAGCTGGCGTGCGACCGGCTGTTGCCTGGCAGGGAGCAACCGAACTGGAAGCCCGACCGCATCCCTGGCTGACGCTGCGCACGCAGCTTTACTACCGACGACAGCGCTATACGCTCTTGCCTCAGGATGTGTATCAGACCAAAGATGGCCTGGAAGGCCCCGGGATTGAGACTGGCGTATTGCTCGGGCAGTACACGCCCGCGCAAGCTCGTGCCTTTGGCATTGAAGCGTTGGTACGGATCGATCGTGATCCCTGGCAGCTCTGGGTAAGCTATCGCGGCGGGCGCTCGCTGAACCGCGCGCCAGCGCTGGGTGAGCAGCGCGATCGACCCGCCCGTTTCGACGTGCCCAAAGCCCTGAACGCCTTCATACGCTACACGCGCTCTCGCTGGGAAGTAATGCTGGCTGGCGAGCTGCGCAGCGGCTATCCGACCACCGTACCGGTAGCCCGCTATGAGCTGAGCGACCCGCTCGAGCCAGACCCCATCAGCTATCTCTATCGCCCGGACATTAACAATGGGCGGTTGCCCCCCTACTGGCGCGTCGATGCGCGGGTAGCGTACCGCTTTGGATGGCTGGGCGCGCGTTGGGAGGTGGAGTTGTACGTGTACAATCTGTTTAACCACCGCAATGTAATTGACCGACGCTATGAACCAACGCCCACAGGCGTGCGCGTTATCGACCGACGGGGCCTCCCGCTGCTTCCACTGCTGGAACTTCAGATGGAGTTATGA
- a CDS encoding DUF4249 family protein produces the protein MKGRIGLLLLIGWAVGCDTVVPGAEPVLVVEAFLETGAPPPAIRLRQTGPLTGPYDPDGAQAVTDARVTLALDTLYISYRPDPAAPGYYRPERLDLILPPQMSFVLEIQWRGLRIYARDALPPPIQIDSVQVSFPDVPVPAVLLDSLVLNDSLAIGARKGYLYPVEVTLWWHAPDAPDSSYWVRPHLQPAVPFSSVVVDLFLRTEQVLLEQQSAREPDGRRRWTGVYAVPVDSAQAPLPAHTLRVALLRSGQAYARFAATRESPERREPVSNVVGGLGIVAGIALDSLRLTVAP, from the coding sequence ATGAAGGGACGAATCGGGTTGCTTCTCCTAATAGGATGGGCAGTAGGCTGTGATACGGTAGTGCCAGGCGCCGAGCCGGTGCTGGTCGTAGAAGCTTTTCTGGAGACAGGAGCCCCTCCCCCGGCCATTCGGCTGCGCCAGACCGGTCCGTTGACAGGCCCCTACGATCCCGACGGAGCTCAGGCCGTAACAGATGCCCGGGTAACCCTGGCGCTCGATACGTTGTATATCTCGTACCGTCCTGATCCTGCAGCGCCTGGCTATTACCGGCCCGAACGCCTGGATTTAATTTTGCCGCCGCAGATGTCCTTTGTTCTGGAGATCCAGTGGCGCGGCCTGCGGATCTATGCGCGCGATGCCCTTCCTCCGCCAATCCAGATCGACAGCGTGCAGGTATCCTTTCCTGACGTACCGGTGCCTGCTGTATTACTTGATTCGCTGGTCTTAAACGACTCGCTGGCTATCGGTGCCCGTAAGGGCTATCTGTATCCCGTCGAGGTAACGCTCTGGTGGCACGCGCCTGACGCGCCAGACAGCAGCTACTGGGTTCGGCCTCACCTGCAGCCGGCCGTACCTTTTTCGTCCGTCGTGGTGGATTTATTTCTGCGAACTGAACAGGTGCTGTTGGAGCAGCAGAGTGCTCGGGAGCCCGATGGACGCCGGCGCTGGACTGGTGTCTATGCTGTGCCGGTCGATTCGGCGCAGGCGCCTTTGCCAGCGCACACGTTGCGGGTAGCGCTGCTGCGGAGCGGGCAGGCCTACGCCCGATTTGCAGCCACCCGCGAATCTCCGGAACGTAGAGAGCCCGTTTCCAACGTAGTAGGAGGGCTGGGGATTGTAGCAGGAATTGCACTGGACTCGCTTCGATTGACGGTGGCCCCATGA
- a CDS encoding thiamine phosphate synthase: protein MKPPLPRLLLIADRFTDPRRADVARRAVAAGVPWVQLRDHEVDAGTFARAAEALVPVLQAENPALLLSINTHLEVARRLGLGLHVGWRGPGVAEARQQLGPDALLGYSAHNPAAAQQAAMQGADYVLFSPVFAPISKPAVPAAGLAALAAVCQTVTIPVLALGGITPGRVPACLNQGAYGVAVVSAILEASDPERTVQQFLHSLSLQEQPQRNSHDAA, encoded by the coding sequence ATGAAACCGCCACTTCCTCGTCTGTTGCTAATTGCGGATCGCTTTACCGATCCGCGCCGGGCTGATGTCGCGCGTCGTGCTGTAGCCGCCGGCGTTCCCTGGGTACAGCTTCGAGATCACGAGGTCGATGCCGGCACATTTGCTCGCGCCGCTGAAGCGCTGGTCCCCGTCCTGCAGGCGGAAAATCCTGCCCTGCTGCTTTCAATTAATACGCACCTGGAGGTAGCCCGGCGGCTGGGCCTCGGGTTGCATGTGGGCTGGCGTGGACCAGGCGTAGCCGAGGCGCGGCAACAGCTCGGACCGGACGCGCTGCTGGGCTATTCGGCGCACAATCCCGCAGCAGCCCAACAGGCGGCTATGCAGGGCGCCGACTATGTGCTCTTTAGCCCGGTCTTTGCGCCCATCAGCAAACCAGCAGTGCCGGCTGCCGGTCTGGCGGCACTGGCGGCTGTCTGCCAGACGGTTACGATTCCTGTCCTGGCGCTGGGCGGCATAACGCCCGGGCGCGTACCAGCCTGCTTGAACCAGGGGGCCTATGGCGTAGCTGTCGTGTCGGCTATCCTGGAGGCCTCGGATCCGGAACGGACGGTTCAGCAGTTCTTACACAGCCTGTCTCTTCAGGAGCAACCACAACGCAACAGCCATGACGCAGCGTGA
- a CDS encoding asparaginase domain-containing protein, which yields MDVKIFTTGGTIDKVYFDAKSTYEVGDPQIVDILREANVTINWELETLFRKDSLELTEADRAVIAEKVQQASCPRILITHGTDTMIETAKALQGIPGKTIVLVGSLSPARFKSSDAAFNIGFALAAVQTLPPGVYIAMNGRIFHPDRVRKNREANRFEPI from the coding sequence ATGGACGTAAAGATTTTTACCACCGGCGGTACCATCGACAAGGTATACTTTGATGCAAAGAGTACCTACGAGGTAGGGGATCCGCAGATTGTGGATATACTTCGGGAGGCAAATGTTACCATCAACTGGGAACTGGAGACGCTCTTCCGCAAGGATAGTCTGGAGCTGACCGAAGCGGACCGAGCGGTTATTGCAGAAAAGGTGCAGCAAGCGTCATGTCCACGCATTCTCATTACGCATGGCACCGACACCATGATCGAGACGGCAAAGGCGCTACAGGGCATTCCAGGAAAAACGATTGTGCTGGTCGGGTCGCTCAGTCCGGCTCGCTTTAAGAGTAGCGATGCAGCGTTTAACATAGGATTTGCGCTGGCGGCGGTGCAGACGCTACCCCCGGGCGTGTACATTGCGATGAACGGCCGTATCTTTCATCCAGATCGGGTCCGGAAGAATCGAGAGGCAAACCGCTTTGAGCCGATCTGA
- a CDS encoding phosphoribosyltransferase yields MTAFVRFRDRRDAGRQLAHLLKPYRVERPLVLGLPRGGVVVAYEIARALEAPLDVIVARKIGAPQQPELAIGAVAPGGVVFFYPYALRALGISPELARQLAKREQQELERRIRRYRGDQPMPDVQGRTVIVVDDGLATGATALAAVRALRQQQPRRIVLAAGVCAPETAETLEPEVDDLVCVAMPDDFVAVGQWYDDFRPVSDEEVIALLEAARRQPPR; encoded by the coding sequence ATGACGGCATTTGTTCGCTTTCGCGACCGGCGCGACGCCGGCCGCCAACTGGCCCACCTGCTGAAGCCTTACCGGGTCGAACGCCCGCTGGTGCTGGGCTTGCCCCGCGGTGGCGTCGTGGTTGCCTACGAGATCGCTCGCGCGCTAGAGGCGCCCCTTGACGTAATCGTAGCCCGCAAAATCGGCGCCCCTCAGCAACCCGAACTGGCCATTGGGGCTGTAGCCCCCGGAGGCGTGGTGTTCTTTTACCCGTACGCCCTGCGCGCCCTGGGCATCTCGCCCGAACTTGCCCGGCAGCTAGCCAAACGCGAGCAGCAAGAGCTGGAACGACGCATTCGCCGCTACCGCGGCGACCAACCGATGCCCGACGTGCAAGGACGCACGGTCATCGTTGTGGACGATGGCCTGGCCACAGGCGCCACAGCCCTGGCAGCCGTCCGAGCGCTTCGCCAGCAGCAACCCCGACGCATTGTACTGGCAGCCGGCGTATGTGCCCCTGAGACGGCCGAAACCCTGGAACCCGAAGTAGATGATCTGGTGTGCGTCGCGATGCCAGACGACTTTGTGGCCGTCGGCCAGTGGTACGACGATTTCCGTCCCGTCAGCGACGAAGAAGTGATCGCCCTGCTTGAAGCCGCACGTCGCCAGCCCCCCAGATAG
- a CDS encoding archease: MEQSRPSWFRELDHTADTGIEVWAQSLPELFERAAWGLFAILTDPETVTPQQEVSFNLEASDVQALLVRWLSELNYYHITRRWVFSRFEVQRFDEQRLHAQAWGEPIDPARHTIYTEVKAITYHGLTLRRQDGQWYARIIFDL, encoded by the coding sequence ATGGAACAAAGCAGGCCATCGTGGTTCCGCGAGCTTGATCACACAGCCGATACCGGCATTGAAGTCTGGGCACAGTCGCTGCCTGAGCTTTTCGAGCGGGCTGCCTGGGGGCTTTTTGCTATTCTTACGGATCCGGAGACGGTAACCCCCCAACAAGAAGTATCCTTCAACCTGGAAGCGTCTGATGTACAGGCTCTGTTGGTACGCTGGCTGTCGGAGCTAAACTACTACCACATCACCCGACGATGGGTTTTTTCGCGGTTTGAGGTTCAGCGGTTCGATGAGCAGCGTCTGCACGCACAGGCCTGGGGTGAGCCAATTGATCCGGCGCGCCATACCATCTACACCGAGGTCAAAGCGATCACGTACCACGGCCTGACGCTCAGGCGCCAGGACGGGCAGTGGTATGCCCGCATCATCTTCGATCTTTAG
- a CDS encoding regulatory protein RecX, whose translation MSTHALQPADPPVFREGVVTRLQAQAHNPERISIFLDGMFWMGVHRDVLHHHAVCEGQVLPVTVQRAIYQSELARQARSIALRYLERRQRTVQEVRRRLERAGFSEEIVEQVIAELKAQRYLDDLRYAQAYVEERLAGKGYGPRWLRHELYRRGVPSAVVETALASVLARTSPLEVARPLAQRRWQLLRRQEPDRKKRQQKLVAFLLRRGFSSEIAYMLLRELN comes from the coding sequence ATGAGCACGCATGCCTTACAACCAGCAGACCCCCCGGTTTTTCGAGAGGGCGTTGTGACCCGCCTGCAAGCGCAAGCGCACAATCCGGAGCGCATATCTATCTTTCTTGACGGAATGTTCTGGATGGGGGTGCATCGCGACGTGCTGCACCATCATGCTGTGTGCGAAGGGCAGGTACTACCGGTTACGGTGCAGCGGGCGATTTACCAGTCCGAGCTGGCGCGGCAGGCCCGGAGTATAGCGCTCCGCTACCTGGAACGTCGGCAGCGAACCGTTCAGGAAGTGCGCCGACGGTTGGAACGAGCAGGCTTTTCAGAGGAGATCGTCGAGCAGGTAATAGCCGAACTGAAAGCGCAGCGCTATCTGGACGATCTGCGCTATGCCCAGGCTTATGTAGAAGAACGGCTGGCCGGGAAGGGGTACGGCCCCCGCTGGCTCCGGCACGAGCTGTATCGCCGCGGCGTGCCGTCCGCCGTGGTGGAAACCGCGCTGGCGTCCGTGCTGGCCAGGACCAGTCCCCTGGAAGTGGCTCGTCCGCTGGCGCAACGCCGATGGCAACTGCTGCGCCGGCAAGAGCCCGACCGAAAGAAGCGTCAGCAAAAGCTCGTTGCTTTTTTGCTTCGAAGAGGATTTTCGTCCGAAATTGCTTATATGCTGCTACGCGAGCTGAACTGA